Proteins encoded by one window of Desulfurispira natronophila:
- a CDS encoding UDP-N-acetylmuramoyl-tripeptide--D-alanyl-D-alanine ligase produces the protein MPRHLSTLSDLACLIPATTITGNPQTHFRGFAIDSRTLKPGELFVAIASDSDDGHRYVPDAFSKGATAALIHHLQFSGAQELIAAGKPLLQVPNTLQALTGMARAWRCQWSFPVVAVTGSAGKTTLCSMLSRFSPATAATLGNFNNYIGLPLSILSAPQDALLGVFELGMNGFGEIDTLGSLLQPQVGVITNIGSAHMGLLGGRQGIMEAKLELLPHCDTLVVDGDNTELVHQAAAATHLVTAGSAPECTVRLQHQEATDTGTLLQVEFDGSSQGSHKFLVPFAEAFLIKNALLALATGHTLGLPRRKMEDALQKASLPRWRWEQHHIGSHRYIFDCYNSNPDSLQAALQQLSRLPGPHIAVVGEMLELGEFSEIEHRNAAAFLQFCQHVFTYGTQAQWISEELGNQATHCHSIDQIAAELADCQSATVLVKGSRGNRLERLLDVL, from the coding sequence TTGCCCCGCCATCTCAGCACCCTCAGCGATCTTGCCTGCCTGATTCCAGCGACAACCATCACCGGTAACCCTCAAACTCACTTTCGTGGCTTTGCCATCGATAGCCGTACACTTAAACCCGGCGAGCTGTTTGTTGCTATTGCCAGTGACAGCGATGACGGGCACCGCTACGTTCCCGATGCCTTTAGCAAAGGGGCAACTGCTGCTCTGATCCATCACCTGCAATTTTCTGGCGCACAGGAGTTAATTGCTGCTGGAAAACCTTTGCTGCAAGTCCCAAACACTCTGCAGGCACTGACAGGGATGGCTCGGGCGTGGCGCTGCCAATGGAGCTTCCCCGTGGTGGCGGTAACCGGCAGCGCCGGGAAGACTACCCTGTGCTCCATGCTGTCCCGCTTTTCCCCGGCTACAGCAGCGACACTGGGAAACTTCAACAACTACATTGGCTTACCCTTGTCTATTCTCAGCGCCCCCCAAGACGCGTTGCTGGGAGTATTTGAGCTGGGGATGAACGGTTTTGGGGAAATAGATACTCTGGGCTCCCTGTTACAACCTCAGGTAGGGGTAATCACCAATATCGGATCGGCCCACATGGGCCTGCTGGGGGGGCGCCAGGGCATTATGGAGGCTAAACTAGAGCTACTGCCCCACTGCGACACTTTGGTAGTCGACGGAGATAATACCGAACTCGTGCACCAAGCTGCTGCCGCTACCCATCTGGTCACGGCAGGCAGCGCCCCTGAGTGCACCGTACGCCTGCAGCATCAGGAAGCAACTGACACCGGGACACTCTTGCAAGTGGAGTTCGATGGCAGCAGTCAGGGCAGCCACAAATTCCTCGTCCCCTTTGCGGAAGCGTTCTTGATAAAGAATGCTCTGCTGGCCCTGGCCACAGGACACACCCTTGGGCTACCCCGGCGAAAAATGGAAGACGCCCTGCAAAAAGCCTCACTGCCCCGCTGGCGCTGGGAGCAACACCACATTGGTTCTCATCGCTACATTTTTGACTGCTACAACTCCAATCCCGACTCCCTGCAAGCAGCCCTGCAACAGCTCAGTCGCCTGCCAGGGCCACATATCGCCGTAGTAGGGGAGATGCTCGAACTGGGAGAGTTCAGCGAGATAGAACATCGCAACGCGGCAGCCTTCCTGCAGTTTTGCCAGCACGTATTCACCTACGGTACCCAAGCGCAGTGGATCAGCGAAGAGCTGGGCAACCAGGCCACCCACTGCCACAGTATAGACCAGATCGCTGCGGAACTTGCCGATTGCCAGAGTGCTACCGTTCTGGTAAAAGGTTCAAGAGGAAACCGGCTGGAAAGGCTCCTGGATGTTTTATAA
- a CDS encoding UDP-N-acetylglucosamine--N-acetylmuramyl-(pentapeptide) pyrophosphoryl-undecaprenol N-acetylglucosamine transferase translates to MKIVISGGGTGGHFYPAMAVLEAFERQGHQVSYVGAKRGIEAEKVAAFTPHFQLLELSGLLGHRLRYKLHSLWQLSRAVSHLRRHFRSHRPDAVLGFGGYASAAAIVAARLCGIPTFLHEQNARAGLTNTVLDRFTTASFSAYGNLGENMGLPLRATAFHPLPSQQRSNLLIMGGSQGSLFLNTFVLDYLPHLTALNIDIYHQAGAPLYDEFKEQLHRRYGHELPEHYHCFAFRDDIHEIMAHSSIALSRSGAGAVFELMSLQVPTVFIPFPAAAHDHQYHNALFFEQRGCAMVHRQEEFLQNPMQIINRLRSHKEEYHEHLRQLSLRTSPDELAHRVLQLLPGR, encoded by the coding sequence ATGAAAATCGTTATCAGCGGTGGCGGAACCGGTGGCCACTTCTACCCTGCCATGGCCGTACTGGAAGCCTTCGAGCGCCAGGGGCACCAAGTCAGCTACGTGGGAGCAAAACGCGGCATTGAGGCGGAAAAAGTCGCCGCTTTTACCCCTCACTTTCAACTACTGGAACTCAGCGGCCTGCTGGGGCATCGCCTGCGCTACAAACTGCACTCCCTGTGGCAGCTCAGCCGCGCGGTTTCACACCTGCGCCGCCACTTCCGCAGCCACCGCCCTGATGCAGTACTGGGTTTTGGCGGTTACGCCAGCGCTGCCGCTATTGTCGCAGCCAGGTTGTGTGGCATTCCCACATTCCTCCATGAGCAGAATGCCCGCGCCGGACTCACCAACACGGTTCTCGACCGTTTTACCACTGCCTCATTCAGCGCTTACGGTAACCTGGGAGAGAACATGGGGCTGCCCCTGCGGGCCACCGCCTTTCATCCCCTGCCATCCCAGCAGCGCAGCAACCTGCTGATCATGGGGGGCAGCCAGGGAAGCCTTTTCCTCAATACCTTTGTGCTGGACTACCTGCCCCATCTCACCGCCCTCAATATTGACATCTACCACCAGGCTGGCGCTCCTCTTTACGATGAGTTCAAAGAGCAGCTCCACCGCCGCTACGGCCACGAACTGCCTGAACACTACCACTGCTTTGCCTTTCGCGACGATATCCACGAAATCATGGCCCACAGCTCCATTGCCCTCTCCCGCAGTGGTGCGGGAGCAGTCTTCGAGCTTATGTCTCTGCAAGTACCCACTGTATTTATTCCCTTTCCAGCCGCTGCCCACGATCATCAGTATCACAACGCCCTATTCTTTGAGCAACGGGGCTGCGCCATGGTACATCGCCAAGAGGAGTTTCTCCAGAACCCCATGCAGATTATCAATCGCTTGCGCAGCCACAAGGAAGAGTACCACGAACACCTAAGGCAACTGAGCCTCCGCACCTCCCCCGACGAGCTGGCCCACAGGGTGCTGCAACTGCTGCCTGGCCGTTAA
- the mraY gene encoding phospho-N-acetylmuramoyl-pentapeptide-transferase, translating to MFYNLLYPMADQYPVLNVFQYITFRAIYAAITALLLSFLLGPTIIELMRRKQFGQVVRECGPESHSSKSGTPTMGGVLIIFATVVPTLLWADLHNMYVWIAILTMVVGGCIGLADDLLKIAHQSSDGLSGRRKLLAQCLLALFVAWMLYANGISTGLTIPFYKQFDLDLGLWFIPFAMLVIVGSSNAVNLTDGLDGLAIGAVLICAATFAIVVYITGHAIFASYLYLDFIPGAGELTIFLCALCGAGLGFLWYNSHPAEIFMGDVGSLSMGASLGAIAIMVKQEILLAIVGGIFVLEAISVMIQVGYFRMTGKRFFLMAPIHHHFELSGLSESKVIVRLWTVAIILALVGLSTLKLR from the coding sequence ATGTTTTATAATCTACTCTATCCCATGGCGGATCAGTACCCGGTACTGAACGTCTTTCAATATATAACCTTTCGCGCAATTTATGCTGCTATCACTGCCCTGCTGCTTTCGTTTCTGCTGGGTCCCACCATTATTGAGCTGATGCGCCGCAAACAATTTGGACAGGTTGTCCGGGAGTGCGGCCCTGAAAGTCACTCCAGCAAAAGTGGTACCCCCACCATGGGCGGCGTTTTGATTATCTTTGCCACAGTAGTTCCCACTTTACTGTGGGCCGATTTGCACAATATGTACGTTTGGATTGCTATCCTGACCATGGTAGTGGGCGGTTGCATCGGCCTGGCTGATGACCTTTTGAAAATTGCCCACCAGAGCAGTGACGGTCTGTCAGGACGACGCAAACTCCTTGCCCAGTGTCTGCTGGCACTGTTTGTCGCCTGGATGCTTTACGCCAACGGCATTTCCACTGGCCTCACCATCCCTTTCTACAAGCAGTTCGACCTGGACCTGGGCCTTTGGTTTATTCCTTTTGCCATGCTGGTTATTGTGGGTTCTTCTAACGCCGTCAACCTGACTGATGGCCTTGATGGCCTGGCCATCGGCGCCGTGCTGATCTGTGCAGCTACCTTCGCCATTGTTGTATATATTACTGGGCACGCTATCTTTGCCAGTTATCTCTATCTTGACTTTATACCCGGTGCCGGCGAGCTGACCATATTCCTCTGCGCCCTGTGCGGGGCTGGGCTAGGCTTTCTCTGGTACAACTCCCACCCAGCCGAAATTTTCATGGGAGATGTCGGCTCCCTTTCCATGGGGGCCAGCCTGGGGGCCATTGCCATAATGGTCAAACAGGAGATTCTTCTGGCCATTGTGGGGGGCATATTTGTACTGGAGGCCATCAGCGTCATGATCCAGGTGGGCTATTTCCGCATGACCGGTAAGCGCTTCTTTCTTATGGCACCGATACACCACCACTTTGAGCTCAGCGGTTTGAGCGAGTCCAAGGTAATCGTTCGCCTCTGGACGGTTGCCATTATTCTGGCCCTGGTAGGCCTGAGCACTTTAAAGCTGAGGTAA
- the ftsW gene encoding putative lipid II flippase FtsW, with amino-acid sequence MSTLAATSTGRSFRTSHRLLLLTGILCFVGIVFIYSASSITSADIYGNPAHYLQRQIIWLLIGSLVLFIAATIPLAQVRALTFPAIIAIMVLLCLVFLQDPINGAYRWIRIGPFSIQPSEFAKAALIFYAAHKYAQCGERGEPARNALLTVFIVLMVTVLLIFIEPDRGTPAIIVVVLYALSLLAGIRKRSMVLLLLLVVPYLYYDLFISDGYHLNRIRAFLNPLEDPLGKGYQAMQASIAIGSGGLTGVGLGEGAQKIFYLPESHTDFIFAVICEELGLLGGMAVVLLYTALILTIIKVGYEARSHYETYLVFGISYLITVQVFFNLGVAVGALPTKGLALPLISYGGSSLITTLLMLGLVINVARNTERQEQP; translated from the coding sequence GTGAGTACACTGGCCGCCACAAGCACCGGACGTTCATTTCGCACCTCTCATCGCCTGCTCCTGCTCACAGGTATATTGTGCTTTGTGGGGATCGTATTTATCTACAGCGCCAGCAGCATTACCTCCGCTGATATCTACGGCAATCCTGCCCACTACCTGCAGCGCCAAATAATCTGGTTGCTTATCGGCAGCCTGGTTCTTTTCATTGCCGCCACCATACCTCTGGCACAAGTGCGCGCCCTGACCTTCCCTGCCATTATCGCCATAATGGTCCTGCTCTGCCTGGTCTTTTTACAAGATCCTATCAATGGTGCCTACCGCTGGATACGCATTGGCCCTTTCTCCATTCAACCCTCGGAGTTTGCCAAAGCAGCCCTGATATTCTACGCTGCCCACAAATACGCCCAATGTGGCGAGCGAGGAGAGCCAGCGAGAAACGCACTGCTAACGGTTTTTATCGTTCTTATGGTTACGGTACTGCTTATTTTTATCGAGCCGGACCGGGGCACCCCGGCCATCATTGTGGTAGTGCTCTACGCTCTCTCACTGCTGGCAGGCATACGCAAGCGCAGCATGGTACTACTGCTGTTGCTGGTAGTACCGTATCTGTACTACGACCTCTTTATCTCAGACGGCTACCACCTTAACCGCATCCGGGCCTTCCTCAATCCACTGGAAGACCCCTTGGGCAAAGGCTATCAGGCCATGCAGGCCTCGATTGCCATTGGCAGTGGAGGATTAACCGGTGTTGGATTGGGCGAAGGAGCCCAAAAAATCTTCTACCTGCCCGAGAGTCACACCGACTTTATATTTGCCGTTATCTGCGAAGAGCTTGGACTCCTGGGCGGCATGGCCGTGGTACTGCTCTACACAGCTCTGATACTCACAATCATCAAGGTAGGTTACGAAGCACGCAGCCACTACGAGACCTACCTGGTATTTGGTATTTCCTACCTCATCACGGTACAGGTCTTTTTCAACCTGGGGGTTGCGGTGGGAGCCTTGCCCACTAAGGGACTGGCACTGCCCCTGATATCCTACGGTGGCTCCAGCCTCATCACGACCCTGCTTATGCTGGGCCTGGTGATCAATGTAGCCCGCAATACTGAACGACAGGAACAGCCATGA
- a CDS encoding HesA/MoeB/ThiF family protein encodes MDTPSTQKQERYHRSIQLPELGEAGQSTLAHSQVLIIGAGGLGSPASLYLAAAGVGTLGLADADVVDLSNLQRQILHETADLGTPKVYSGQRRLRNLNPHVKIQAYHHWVTPENIQDMIAPYDFVVEATDSIHTKFLVNDACVKAGKPYSHAGIQEFQGQTMTVLPGSSACFRCLFPEDPPAGKGPELGVLGSVAGLLGTIQATETIKHLTGAGECLYGTLLGIDTLIMHFRKTVVPRATNCPACNGL; translated from the coding sequence ATGGATACACCATCCACGCAAAAGCAAGAGCGCTATCACCGCAGTATTCAACTGCCGGAGCTGGGAGAAGCAGGACAGAGTACTCTGGCCCATTCGCAGGTGCTGATCATCGGTGCTGGCGGACTGGGTTCACCTGCCAGCCTTTATCTGGCAGCAGCAGGCGTTGGCACCTTGGGGCTGGCTGATGCCGATGTGGTAGACCTCTCCAACCTACAGCGGCAAATACTCCATGAGACCGCCGACCTTGGGACTCCCAAAGTTTACTCCGGCCAAAGGCGCCTGCGCAATCTCAACCCCCATGTAAAGATACAGGCCTACCACCACTGGGTTACGCCGGAAAACATTCAGGATATGATCGCACCCTACGATTTTGTGGTAGAGGCCACCGATAGCATCCATACCAAGTTCCTGGTAAACGACGCCTGCGTAAAAGCAGGCAAACCTTACTCTCACGCCGGCATTCAGGAGTTCCAGGGCCAGACCATGACGGTGCTGCCCGGCAGCAGCGCGTGCTTCCGCTGCCTCTTCCCGGAGGACCCACCCGCCGGCAAGGGACCAGAACTGGGCGTATTGGGCTCTGTCGCCGGCCTGCTGGGAACCATTCAGGCCACGGAAACTATCAAGCACCTAACGGGAGCCGGAGAGTGCCTTTATGGCACATTGCTGGGCATAGACACACTGATCATGCACTTTCGCAAAACTGTCGTGCCACGGGCCACCAACTGCCCCGCTTGCAACGGGCTGTAG
- the murD gene encoding UDP-N-acetylmuramoyl-L-alanine--D-glutamate ligase, producing MLYHENSRVLILGAGKSGLSSARFLSRKGCRLTIADDLQDASLPLDLSTVDLVCGPGSIASQLQKEWDLVVASPGVDIRPYDAPIVNDIEIFYQEYEGQIVAVSGTNGKSTVTSLIAHILQQNGIRAIAAGNIGLPPLETLDEDYQVTVLEISSFQLESIQTFTPDIAVLLNISEDHLDRYDSYEHYISTKARLFRNQSQEHWSVLNYDDPAIRTMANEDLIASQKVYFSSQNRQKTDNFINCTLKGIHGKVAGKFMDFPASRTALQGLHNMENMAAAVITACLCGLEPEQIGSGLEGFSPLQHRMTPIREIAGVQYLDDSKGTNIGAVAKSLAGMERVILIAGGRNKGADFARLSTVVRNSCKLVIAIGEARHHIKEALEPVTTVLLADDMDDAVQLAHKQAIEGDTVLLSPGCASFDMFDSFEHRAHIFVRAVEKL from the coding sequence ATGCTGTATCACGAAAACTCACGAGTTCTCATCCTTGGAGCTGGAAAAAGTGGCCTCAGCTCTGCTCGCTTTCTGTCACGCAAGGGCTGTCGGCTTACCATTGCCGATGACTTGCAGGATGCCAGCCTGCCGCTGGATTTGAGTACTGTCGACCTGGTGTGCGGCCCCGGCAGCATTGCCAGTCAACTGCAAAAAGAGTGGGACCTGGTGGTGGCCAGCCCGGGAGTGGACATCCGCCCCTACGATGCTCCCATAGTCAATGATATCGAAATTTTCTACCAGGAGTATGAAGGACAAATCGTTGCCGTCAGCGGAACCAACGGCAAATCAACGGTCACTTCCCTCATTGCTCACATCCTTCAGCAAAATGGCATTCGGGCCATAGCCGCCGGCAATATCGGCCTGCCACCCCTGGAAACCTTGGACGAAGACTACCAAGTGACGGTGCTGGAAATTTCCAGCTTTCAACTGGAAAGCATTCAGACCTTTACCCCAGACATTGCCGTACTTCTCAATATCAGCGAAGACCATCTGGACCGCTACGACTCCTATGAGCACTACATCAGCACCAAAGCACGCCTTTTTCGCAACCAGAGCCAGGAGCACTGGAGTGTACTCAACTACGATGATCCGGCCATCCGGACCATGGCCAACGAGGATCTTATCGCCTCCCAAAAGGTTTACTTCAGTTCCCAAAACCGTCAAAAAACCGACAACTTCATTAACTGCACCCTGAAAGGTATTCACGGAAAAGTAGCGGGGAAATTTATGGATTTCCCTGCATCTCGCACCGCTCTGCAGGGCCTGCACAACATGGAAAACATGGCGGCGGCCGTCATCACCGCCTGCCTGTGCGGACTCGAGCCGGAGCAAATTGGCAGCGGGCTGGAGGGCTTCTCCCCCTTACAGCACCGCATGACACCGATTCGAGAGATTGCCGGTGTACAATACCTTGACGACTCCAAAGGGACCAACATCGGCGCTGTTGCCAAATCCCTGGCCGGCATGGAGCGGGTGATTCTCATTGCCGGCGGGCGTAACAAGGGAGCCGATTTTGCCCGCCTCAGCACCGTGGTGCGCAACTCCTGTAAGTTAGTCATCGCCATAGGGGAAGCCCGTCACCACATCAAAGAGGCACTGGAACCCGTAACTACCGTGCTGCTGGCCGATGACATGGACGACGCAGTACAATTAGCCCATAAGCAAGCCATTGAGGGTGACACCGTACTGCTGAGCCCTGGGTGCGCCAGCTTTGATATGTTCGATTCCTTCGAGCACCGGGCCCATATTTTTGTCCGAGCGGTGGAAAAACTGTGA
- a CDS encoding aminotransferase class V-fold PLP-dependent enzyme, with protein MMAQPNPFRPLLQSEHPLQELRQNTIKDPAIHYFDFTATGLAYGPIEERIGELLYQYANTHSKIARNAALTTSRYDVARSRLKDFLGLDNDFWLIPCGYGSTSAMKRLQELLGLYIPPATMRRFEITVDREQLPVVFIGPQEHHSNEVSLREAQCEVVRVPLGQDGIIDLDWMARELSRYPGRQVIGSFSMASNVSGDLLPWDEVSHLIRKYDGLMCLDMAASSPYMNVDRNLFDAAFFSPHKLLGGPGSCGLLAVRKSLVDHQLPPTFAGGGTVSYVSRRSHIFARSIEQREDAGTPGILQLLRASYAYQLRNEVGFEFIAQRKANLSEVFREGLRSIPGVEIYGPTHRENPLGIFAFNFDEVSPYSLCEHLSEHYQIETRPGCSCAGPYGHDLLNMEDDEELAKKPAWLRISIHYTQSLAEVEYLLKALQSAVGTLRGRSDQIWESC; from the coding sequence ATGATGGCTCAGCCGAATCCTTTCAGGCCCCTGCTGCAGAGCGAACACCCCTTGCAGGAGCTGCGTCAAAATACCATAAAAGACCCGGCCATACACTACTTTGATTTTACTGCCACCGGCCTTGCCTATGGTCCCATTGAAGAGCGTATAGGCGAGTTATTGTATCAGTATGCCAACACCCACTCCAAGATTGCCAGGAATGCAGCCCTTACTACTTCCCGTTACGACGTGGCTCGCAGTCGACTCAAGGATTTTCTTGGCTTGGACAACGATTTCTGGCTTATTCCTTGTGGTTATGGTTCTACTTCGGCCATGAAGCGACTGCAGGAGCTGTTGGGGCTCTATATTCCGCCGGCGACTATGAGGCGCTTTGAGATCACTGTCGACAGGGAGCAGTTGCCAGTTGTCTTTATTGGACCTCAGGAGCACCACTCCAACGAGGTGAGCCTGCGGGAGGCTCAGTGTGAAGTGGTACGGGTTCCCCTGGGGCAGGATGGCATTATTGATTTAGACTGGATGGCACGCGAGTTGTCGCGCTACCCTGGGCGCCAGGTCATCGGATCTTTCTCTATGGCTTCCAATGTCAGTGGTGACTTGTTGCCGTGGGATGAAGTATCCCATCTTATCCGGAAATACGATGGGCTCATGTGTCTGGATATGGCGGCCTCGTCACCCTATATGAATGTGGATCGCAATCTCTTTGATGCGGCGTTTTTCTCTCCTCACAAGTTGCTGGGTGGCCCGGGCTCCTGCGGACTGCTGGCGGTGCGCAAGTCTTTGGTGGATCACCAGTTACCCCCTACCTTTGCCGGTGGCGGAACGGTGAGCTATGTTTCCCGGCGCTCCCACATCTTTGCCAGGTCGATCGAACAGCGAGAGGATGCGGGTACTCCCGGCATCTTGCAGTTGTTGCGGGCCAGCTACGCCTATCAGTTGCGCAACGAGGTGGGGTTTGAGTTTATCGCTCAACGCAAGGCTAATTTATCAGAAGTTTTCCGCGAAGGGTTGCGGAGTATACCTGGAGTCGAAATTTATGGCCCGACTCATCGTGAAAATCCTTTAGGGATTTTTGCCTTCAATTTTGACGAGGTGAGTCCTTATAGCTTATGTGAGCACCTTTCCGAGCACTACCAGATAGAGACACGCCCTGGTTGTAGTTGTGCCGGCCCCTATGGTCACGATTTGCTGAACATGGAGGATGACGAAGAGTTAGCCAAAAAACCCGCCTGGTTGCGTATCAGCATTCACTATACCCAATCCCTGGCTGAAGTAGAGTATTTGTTGAAGGCTCTGCAGAGTGCTGTAGGTACTTTGCGAGGACGGTCTGATCAGATATGGGAGAGCTGTTGA